A portion of the Gasterosteus aculeatus chromosome 12, fGasAcu3.hap1.1, whole genome shotgun sequence genome contains these proteins:
- the lto1 gene encoding protein LTO1 homolog produces MAGGCGDEDLFDNILLADERFRGEGYQEGFHRGRRRGLQEGRRHGASHGAKLSTEISFYYGFAVTWRCLLRHHVDVRSRKRMKALEALLALIHNSPHDDPQSALLQEHTEKLRAKFRQVCSMLSVPTDFSDYTRTPAGTSF; encoded by the exons ATGGCGGGCGGCTGTGGGGATGAAGATCTGTTCGACAACATCCTTTTGGCGGATGAAAG GTTCCGAGGGGAGGGGTACCAGGAGGGCTTCCACAGAGGCCGCCGGCGAGGCCTGCAGGAGGGCCGCAGACACGGGGCCTCCCATGGGGCCAAGCTGTCCACTGAG ATTTCCTTTTATTACGGCTTCGCCGTCACATGGAGATGTCTCCTCCGTCATCACGTGGATGTCAGATCCAG GAAGCGCATGAAGGCGCTGGAGGCTCTGCTGGCTCTGATCCACAACTCCCCTCATGATGATCCTCAGTCTGCGCTGCTCCAAGAGCACACGGAGAAGCTTCGTGCCAAGTTCAGACAG GTGTGCTCCATGCTGAGTGTCCCCACCGACTTCAGCGATTACACCAGAACTCCTGCTGGCACTTCTTTCTGA
- the LOC144385324 gene encoding uncharacterized protein LOC144385324 — MSEQGHETFDLQGHETFDLQGHETFDLQGHETFDLQGHEMFDLQGHETFDLQGHEMFDLQGHETFDLQGQGHEMFDLQGQGHEMFDLQGHEMFDLQGHEMFDLQGHKMFDLQTNTGVKDITTTSSLFSVTRV, encoded by the coding sequence ATGAGCGAGCAGGGACACGAGACGTTTGACCTGCAGGGACACGAGACGTTTGACCTGCAGGGACACGAGACGTTTGACCTGCAGGGACACGAGACGTTTGACCTGCAGGGACACGAGATGTTTGACCTGCAGGGACACGAGACGTTTGACCTGCAGGGACACGAGATGTTTGACCTGCAGGGACACGAGACGTTTGACCTGCAGGGACAGGGACACGAGATGTTTGACCTGCAGGGACAGGGACACGAGATGTTTGACCTGCAGGGACACGAGATGTTTGACCTGCAGGGACACGAGATGTTTGACCTGCAGGGACACAAGATGTTTGACCTGCAGACAAACACGGGAGTCAAAGACATTACAACCACAAGCAGCCTCTTCTCTGTGACACGAGTCTGA
- the ccnd1 gene encoding G1/S-specific cyclin-D1 — protein MEDQLLCCEVDSIRRAYMDVNLLNDRVLHTMLKAEEHYLPSPNYLKCVQKEIVPKMRKIVATWMLEVCEEQKCEEEVFPLAMNYLDRFLSVEATRKTRLQLLGATCMFLASKMKETVPLTAEKLCIYTDNSVQPGELLQMELLVLNKLKWDLASVTPHDFIEHFLSKLKIYPSTKQTLRKHAQTFVALCATDVNFIASPPSMVAAGSVVAAVQGLYLKSQDASLSSQNLTNFLSQVIRSDPDCLRSCQEQIESLLESSLRQAQQLSSAAESKHVDEDVDLSCTPTDVRDINI, from the exons ATGGAGGACCAGCTGCTGTGCTGCGAGGTGGACTCCATCAGGAGAGCCTACATGGACGTCAACCTGCTCAACGACCGAGTTCTCCACACCATGCTGAAGGCCGAGGAACACTACCTGCCGTCGCCAAACTACTTGAAGTGTGTCCAGAAAGAAATTGTGCCCAAAATGAGGAAAATAGTGGCTACCTGGATGTTAGAG GTCTGCGAGGAACAAAAGTGCGAGGAGGAGGTTTTTCCGCTGGCTATGAACTATTTGGACAGATTTTTATCGGTGGAGGCCACCAGGAAAACACGACTACAGCTGCTGGGAGCCACATGCATGTTTCTGGCGTCCAAGATGAAGGAAACCGTGCCCCTAACGGCGGagaaactctgcatctacacgGACAACTCGGTCCAGCCCGGAGAGCTGCTG CAAATGGAGCTGCTGGTTCTCAACAAGCTGAAATGGGACCTGGCTTCAGTCACGCCTCACGACTTCATCGAGCACTTCCTGTCCAAGCTGAAGATCTACCCGTCCACCAAGCAGACCCTCAGGAAACACGCCCAGACCTTCGTGGCTCTTTGTGCTACAG ACGTCAACTTCATCGCCAGTCCTCCCTCCATGGTGGCGGCGGGCAGCGTGGTGGCAGCGGTTCAGGGTCTCTACTTGAAGAGCCAGGACGCCTCCCTGTCCTCCCAGAACCTCACCAACTTCCTGTCGCAGGTCATCCGCAGCGACCCG GACTGCTTGCGCTCCTGTCAGGAGCAGATCGAGTCCCTGCTGGAGTCCAGCCTGAGACAGGCTCAGCAGCTCAGCAGCGCCGCCGAGAGCAAGCACGTGGACGAGGACGTGGACCTGTCCTGCACGCCCACAGATGTCCGAGACATCAACATCTGA